Proteins found in one Fulvitalea axinellae genomic segment:
- a CDS encoding SusC/RagA family TonB-linked outer membrane protein: protein MKKNFYYASLARKIVSAGMLFAFLAMSLSYSEAQAASEPEKTVTVKAKALPLEVVLKSLESQSGYEFFHSSTVVDTKAVVSVNLKNVGLKKALNEVLGPQNLTFKIIGKRIVITEKKQPQKKDVEVSGTVKDSGGEGLPGVNVVVKGQTDLGTITDVEGNFRVKVPVGSVLLVTSVGYTPEEIFVSKNMSSVNVVLQEDVKQLGEVVVTALGIKREKKALGYAITEVKAGDIVATGETNAINSLQGKVAGLRINNTSGGSNGAQQVVLRGNTSLTGNNQALIVVDGVIYDSGSFGSGNQKNSNSNEDFDHGSGMSDINPEDIESVTVLKGANAAALYGSKAAPGVLVITTKKNLKKQGIGLSYKGGVTLTDAYIFPDLQNTYGQGHRGDSGVGLFDGEYNGLPMLGGGKKDESWGPKMEGQDVVVGWLRDKPVRKFSPQSENHKDLFRTGVRYDHNLSMSYGSEKATYYLSFLNQEADEYVPNSSWSKTGVSMRMTQNVTDRFSIDAKLNYVEQSAKNRMSTGYGGSGYMQLAKAPRSFYTSDIENYKYGNSNGQVWGEKGFEDGRMIIWSNTKYNGNPYWALFENSNNDKRRRLIGSVQANYKFTDWLNASLRHSFDQVESEIHLIYAKNTKWGANQLGEYGFSEGYRKTTTTDFLLSGQKEFLDGRFSVSSTIGATQFRRLSRSSSIEGQGYKIPDLNTLNNTIVRTTNYGSWEKVVNSVFGTVQFGFDDIYYLEGTLRGDWTSTLSKDNNNYWYPSVTGSVVFSEFIENNDILSFGKLRGSVAAVGNDTGAGVINTSYGLPTSLNGEVYLSNPSRLPLYDLKPEYSVSYEFGLDLRFLNGKYGLDATYYLVNTTDQIFPNSPVSETSGYKTRTINGGEVQTKGLEIMLNATPVEVGDFRWNLNIAYDRSMSKVIDLDGQDAVIMAYDRKKGHIAAVEGERFPVIRGTKYLRDDNGNVIVDDEGLVMEGDDPNAVLGKVEPDWTGSVTNTFSYKGFTLGAQIDISMGGNILSTTNISFNEQGTSAESLEGREAWIASEEARRAAGVSPDEWVATGGMEKWFGNSVFEDGTPNSGDNAVYANPSQYWDRNKKIAESAIEDASYVKFRQLSFGYSLPKKIVEKTPFQSIDLSVIGRNLFLLHRETKNFDPDAYKYSIATGSNGMERGYWPASRSVNFNVKVRL from the coding sequence ATGAAGAAAAACTTTTACTATGCTTCGCTTGCGAGAAAAATCGTGAGTGCGGGGATGCTTTTTGCCTTTTTGGCTATGAGCCTTTCCTATTCGGAGGCTCAAGCGGCAAGTGAACCCGAAAAAACGGTGACCGTTAAGGCCAAGGCATTGCCCTTGGAGGTGGTGCTGAAGAGTTTGGAAAGCCAGTCGGGCTACGAGTTCTTTCACAGCTCCACGGTAGTTGATACCAAGGCTGTCGTTTCGGTCAATCTGAAAAACGTCGGATTGAAAAAGGCGCTGAATGAGGTTTTGGGGCCTCAGAATTTGACCTTTAAAATCATTGGGAAACGAATAGTGATCACTGAGAAAAAACAGCCTCAGAAAAAAGATGTCGAAGTTTCCGGAACGGTGAAAGATTCTGGCGGAGAGGGTTTGCCCGGCGTGAATGTGGTGGTGAAGGGGCAGACGGATTTAGGGACAATCACGGATGTCGAGGGTAACTTTAGGGTTAAAGTCCCAGTAGGAAGTGTACTTTTGGTTACGTCGGTGGGATATACGCCAGAAGAGATTTTTGTGTCCAAGAATATGTCTTCGGTAAATGTTGTCCTGCAGGAGGATGTCAAGCAATTGGGCGAGGTTGTCGTTACTGCGCTGGGCATAAAGAGGGAGAAAAAAGCGCTTGGTTACGCTATTACGGAGGTGAAAGCGGGCGATATTGTTGCGACAGGAGAAACAAATGCGATCAACAGTCTTCAGGGCAAGGTCGCTGGTTTGAGAATTAACAATACGAGCGGTGGATCAAATGGAGCGCAACAAGTGGTGTTGAGGGGTAACACCTCATTGACGGGTAACAACCAAGCTCTAATTGTGGTGGACGGTGTTATCTATGATAGTGGTTCGTTCGGGAGCGGTAATCAAAAAAACAGTAACAGTAACGAAGATTTTGACCATGGATCCGGAATGTCGGATATTAACCCAGAGGATATTGAAAGTGTAACGGTATTGAAAGGGGCGAACGCCGCTGCATTATACGGTTCGAAAGCGGCTCCGGGGGTTTTGGTTATCACGACTAAGAAAAACTTGAAGAAGCAGGGCATTGGGCTTTCTTACAAAGGCGGCGTGACGCTTACGGACGCCTACATCTTCCCTGATTTGCAAAACACATATGGCCAAGGCCATAGAGGCGATAGCGGAGTCGGACTCTTTGATGGAGAGTATAATGGCTTGCCAATGTTGGGCGGAGGTAAAAAAGATGAATCGTGGGGTCCTAAAATGGAAGGACAGGATGTTGTTGTGGGTTGGTTAAGGGATAAGCCTGTTCGGAAATTTTCGCCACAGTCGGAAAACCATAAGGATTTGTTCAGAACAGGAGTGAGGTATGACCATAACCTGTCGATGTCATACGGTTCAGAAAAGGCTACGTACTATTTGTCTTTCCTAAATCAGGAGGCAGACGAATATGTACCGAATAGCAGTTGGTCGAAAACCGGTGTTTCGATGCGTATGACGCAAAATGTGACTGATCGTTTTTCTATCGACGCCAAGCTGAATTATGTTGAGCAATCCGCCAAAAACCGAATGTCTACAGGATATGGCGGTTCGGGATATATGCAGTTGGCTAAGGCTCCCCGAAGCTTCTATACCTCGGATATCGAAAATTATAAATATGGAAATTCGAACGGGCAGGTATGGGGAGAAAAAGGCTTCGAGGATGGCAGGATGATTATTTGGTCCAATACGAAGTATAATGGCAACCCTTACTGGGCGCTTTTTGAAAATAGCAATAACGACAAACGCCGTCGATTGATAGGTAGTGTTCAGGCGAACTACAAGTTTACGGATTGGTTAAACGCGTCTTTGCGCCATAGTTTTGATCAGGTGGAAAGCGAGATTCATTTGATTTACGCCAAAAACACTAAATGGGGAGCGAACCAGTTGGGTGAGTACGGATTCTCAGAAGGGTATAGGAAAACGACTACGACTGATTTCTTGCTTTCAGGCCAAAAAGAATTCCTTGACGGAAGGTTTTCAGTATCGTCCACTATAGGTGCTACCCAATTCCGCCGTTTGAGCAGAAGCAGTTCCATTGAAGGGCAAGGGTATAAAATTCCGGACCTGAACACGCTCAATAACACTATAGTGCGAACGACAAATTACGGTTCTTGGGAAAAAGTGGTTAACTCGGTGTTTGGTACCGTGCAGTTTGGCTTTGATGATATTTATTACCTTGAAGGCACATTGCGTGGGGATTGGACTTCTACGCTTTCTAAAGACAATAATAATTATTGGTACCCGTCTGTCACGGGTAGTGTGGTGTTCTCAGAGTTTATTGAGAATAATGATATACTCTCTTTTGGTAAGTTGAGAGGTTCCGTAGCTGCCGTGGGTAATGATACGGGCGCTGGAGTTATAAACACTTCTTATGGCTTGCCGACAAGTTTGAATGGCGAGGTGTATCTGAGTAATCCGTCACGTTTGCCTCTTTATGATCTTAAGCCTGAATATTCTGTTTCGTATGAATTCGGTCTTGACTTACGATTCCTGAACGGAAAATATGGTTTAGACGCTACATATTACCTGGTAAATACGACAGATCAGATATTCCCGAATAGTCCTGTGTCTGAGACCTCAGGATATAAAACCCGAACAATAAATGGCGGGGAAGTTCAAACGAAAGGTTTGGAAATAATGCTTAACGCAACTCCGGTGGAAGTTGGGGATTTCCGTTGGAACCTGAATATCGCATATGATAGGTCGATGTCAAAAGTGATTGATCTCGATGGCCAAGATGCGGTGATTATGGCTTATGACAGAAAGAAAGGCCACATTGCGGCGGTGGAAGGCGAGCGTTTTCCTGTAATCAGGGGAACAAAATATCTCCGGGATGACAATGGAAACGTAATCGTTGACGACGAAGGTCTGGTGATGGAAGGCGACGATCCGAACGCCGTGCTCGGTAAAGTGGAGCCGGACTGGACAGGTTCGGTGACAAATACTTTCAGTTATAAAGGTTTCACTTTGGGTGCCCAGATCGACATCTCGATGGGAGGCAATATCCTTTCGACTACGAATATCAGCTTTAACGAGCAAGGAACCTCTGCGGAATCATTGGAAGGCAGGGAAGCTTGGATCGCTTCGGAAGAGGCGAGGAGAGCTGCCGGCGTATCACCTGATGAATGGGTAGCGACGGGCGGAATGGAAAAATGGTTTGGAAACAGTGTCTTCGAGGACGGTACGCCTAACTCGGGAGACAATGCCGTGTACGCCAACCCGAGCCAATATTGGGACCGTAACAAGAAAATCGCGGAATCGGCGATTGAAGACGCCTCGTACGTAAAGTTCCGTCAATTGAGCTTTGGCTATTCATTGCCGAAGAAAATTGTGGAGAAGACGCCTTTCCAGAGCATCGATCTTTCGGTGATAGGCCGTAACCTGTTTTTGCTCCATCGCGAAACCAAAAACTTTGATCCGGACGCTTACAAGTACAGTATAGCCACAGGCTCAAACGGTATGGAAAGAGGATACTGGCCGGCAAGCAGATCGGTTAACTTCAATGTTAAAGTTCGTTTGTAA
- a CDS encoding glycoside hydrolase family 2 TIM barrel-domain containing protein, which translates to MNRFKFQKFCLLGIFALSNLFCQAQDNEWENPKVFGYGKTKPHATFFAYSSEKLAELGSKDYAENFRTLNGTWKFNFVKNPDHRPKDFYKKDFSVESWKDIRVPGNWEVEGFGLPVYVNTTYPFWDFQRTRPEPPKIPGDYNPVGSYRKDFEIPADWDGQQIFLHFGAVKSAFYLWVNGEKVGYSQGSKTPAEFDITKFVKPGKNVIAAEVYRWSDGSYLEAQDFWRISGIERDVFLYATPKVRVRDFFVKAGLDKNYTNGTFSLDVDLSNHIKKSGRYSVEYKVLDGDKVVAEESKKVNFAKTAENANVSFSAEVTKPRQWSAEQPNLYTLAISLKDRKGKVTQAIRRNIGFRSVEIKDGKFLVNGKYVLIKGVNRHEHDPDRGHVVGEASMQRDIQLMKEYNINTVRTCHYPDDPRWYELCDEYGLYVIDEANIESHGMGYGARSLAKDPVWMEAHLDRTERMVERDKNHASIVTWSLGNEAGNGVNFKATYKWVKGRDNTRPVQYERAGLEDNTDIYCPMYMGITGMIGYAKKNPERPLIQCEYAHAMGNSVGGLQDYWDAIEAYDALQGGCIWDWVDQGLREYDENGRMYYTYGGDYGPEDVPSSNSFCLNGLVNPDRIPNPHLNEVKAVYQYIKVKPTDIANGKVTVKNDYAFTNLNEFVMHWTVTNAEGVVYESRKHDLNLAPTASEVVNLRIPRLPAPRAGQSYYVNVNFTTKARKGLVKAGHELARYQFELPIKAEAAVAENVAGFGKLDVKKNVSDIALTGKDFRIVFDKNTGRISSYVRKGAELIVAGPQVNVWRAPTENDIKDRAGAGKWYAADLDKLTVKAQNISVKTATDGGAEVVASIQFVGPSGKTRLQAKQVSYVSPAGAVTVSTEVLPDESVKALPKVGLQLRMPRIFDQVTWYGAGMETYPDRNSSAYVGLNQSDARSMFFDYVVPQESGNRTNTRWASVTDLLGRGMFFKAETPMGFSAYPFDDAEVTTARHLNELDQADFVTINLDSETQGLGTATCGPGTLNQYVLKNAPKRFVFTIVPFDANDNTVFDMAATEFSAPKMASLSALPGIDTESTGKATIVTLKAPEAGMALRYTLDGTEPTSKSKLYKKPFSLDKTTTLKVKGFAKKGNESFVLTRKLFVQRAKSVTLKNEAAGSYKADGENTVIDGLLGDVSDFSNRWLGFNGKDFDAVIELIKPMNIKAIEARFLQSVGAWVMPPAEVVFEVSTDGKNYERVYASEKEKYPKDMKNMIREYGFRADKDISGVKFIRVKGVAMDKLPGWHSGAGSDAWMFVDEVTIQ; encoded by the coding sequence ATGAATAGGTTCAAGTTCCAGAAATTTTGTTTGCTGGGAATTTTTGCCCTCTCAAATCTCTTCTGTCAAGCGCAGGACAATGAGTGGGAAAATCCCAAGGTCTTCGGATACGGCAAGACCAAGCCCCACGCTACTTTTTTCGCGTATTCAAGCGAAAAGTTGGCGGAGTTGGGATCGAAAGATTACGCCGAGAATTTCCGTACGCTTAACGGCACTTGGAAATTCAACTTCGTGAAAAATCCGGATCACCGTCCAAAGGATTTTTACAAAAAGGACTTCAGCGTTGAGTCTTGGAAAGACATCCGCGTTCCGGGCAACTGGGAAGTGGAAGGTTTCGGGTTGCCGGTTTACGTGAACACCACGTATCCGTTCTGGGACTTCCAGCGCACTCGTCCTGAGCCGCCGAAAATCCCTGGCGACTATAATCCGGTAGGTTCTTACCGTAAGGATTTCGAAATTCCCGCCGACTGGGACGGTCAGCAGATCTTCCTCCACTTCGGTGCGGTGAAATCGGCCTTCTATCTTTGGGTAAACGGCGAGAAAGTTGGCTACAGCCAAGGAAGCAAGACTCCGGCCGAATTTGACATTACGAAATTCGTTAAGCCGGGCAAAAACGTGATCGCGGCGGAAGTGTACCGCTGGAGCGACGGCAGCTACCTTGAGGCGCAAGACTTCTGGCGCATTAGCGGTATCGAGCGTGACGTTTTCCTTTACGCGACTCCAAAGGTCCGTGTTCGCGATTTCTTCGTAAAAGCCGGACTCGACAAGAACTACACTAACGGTACCTTCTCTCTTGATGTTGACCTTTCGAACCACATCAAGAAATCGGGACGTTACTCAGTGGAATATAAAGTGCTTGACGGCGACAAGGTGGTTGCCGAAGAAAGTAAAAAAGTAAACTTTGCCAAAACGGCCGAAAACGCTAATGTTAGCTTTTCCGCCGAAGTGACAAAGCCCCGTCAGTGGTCGGCCGAACAGCCGAACCTTTACACTTTGGCTATTTCTCTCAAAGACAGAAAAGGCAAAGTGACACAAGCCATCCGCCGCAATATCGGTTTCCGCTCTGTTGAGATTAAAGACGGCAAATTCCTCGTAAACGGAAAATACGTATTGATCAAAGGCGTGAACCGCCACGAGCATGATCCGGACAGAGGCCACGTAGTGGGCGAGGCCAGCATGCAGCGCGATATCCAGTTGATGAAAGAATACAACATTAACACTGTGCGTACTTGCCATTATCCTGATGATCCCCGTTGGTACGAGCTCTGCGACGAATACGGCCTTTACGTAATCGACGAAGCCAATATCGAATCTCACGGAATGGGCTACGGCGCCCGCAGTCTCGCCAAAGATCCTGTATGGATGGAGGCGCACCTCGACCGTACCGAGCGTATGGTGGAGCGCGACAAAAACCACGCTTCTATCGTAACCTGGTCATTGGGTAATGAAGCCGGAAACGGCGTTAACTTCAAAGCCACTTACAAGTGGGTCAAAGGCCGTGACAACACTCGTCCTGTACAGTACGAGCGCGCTGGCCTCGAAGACAATACGGACATCTACTGCCCGATGTACATGGGAATCACCGGAATGATCGGTTACGCCAAGAAAAATCCTGAGCGTCCGTTGATTCAGTGCGAATACGCTCACGCCATGGGTAACAGCGTTGGTGGTCTGCAAGATTACTGGGACGCTATCGAAGCCTATGATGCGCTTCAGGGCGGTTGTATCTGGGACTGGGTTGACCAAGGTCTCCGCGAATACGACGAAAACGGACGCATGTACTACACTTACGGTGGAGATTACGGCCCGGAAGATGTGCCGAGCAGCAACAGCTTCTGCTTGAACGGTCTTGTTAATCCTGATCGTATTCCTAACCCGCATCTCAACGAAGTGAAAGCGGTTTATCAGTACATCAAGGTAAAACCTACCGATATCGCTAACGGAAAAGTGACCGTTAAAAACGATTACGCTTTCACAAACCTCAACGAATTCGTAATGCACTGGACCGTTACCAATGCCGAAGGCGTTGTGTACGAATCTCGCAAACACGATTTGAACCTCGCTCCAACGGCTTCTGAAGTTGTTAACCTCCGTATTCCTCGTTTGCCGGCTCCCCGCGCTGGTCAGAGCTATTACGTAAACGTAAACTTCACTACCAAAGCCCGCAAAGGTTTGGTGAAAGCTGGACACGAGCTCGCTCGTTACCAATTTGAACTTCCGATCAAAGCTGAGGCCGCTGTCGCGGAAAATGTAGCCGGATTCGGAAAGTTGGACGTGAAGAAAAACGTGTCGGATATTGCCCTTACGGGAAAAGATTTCCGCATTGTGTTTGACAAAAACACCGGACGTATTTCTTCTTATGTTCGCAAAGGCGCCGAGCTGATTGTTGCTGGTCCTCAAGTGAACGTTTGGAGAGCGCCAACCGAAAACGATATTAAGGACAGGGCCGGAGCCGGAAAATGGTACGCCGCCGATTTGGACAAACTCACTGTAAAAGCCCAGAACATCAGCGTTAAGACCGCTACTGACGGTGGAGCGGAGGTAGTGGCTTCCATCCAGTTCGTAGGCCCAAGCGGAAAGACCCGTCTGCAAGCCAAGCAGGTGTCTTACGTCTCTCCTGCGGGAGCCGTAACCGTTTCTACCGAAGTATTGCCTGACGAATCCGTGAAAGCCTTGCCGAAAGTAGGTTTGCAGTTGCGTATGCCTCGCATCTTCGACCAAGTGACTTGGTACGGCGCCGGAATGGAGACTTATCCTGACCGTAACAGTAGCGCATACGTAGGCTTGAACCAGTCAGATGCCCGCTCTATGTTCTTCGATTACGTTGTGCCGCAGGAAAGCGGTAACCGCACCAACACCCGTTGGGCTTCCGTAACCGACTTGCTCGGCAGGGGAATGTTCTTCAAGGCCGAAACTCCGATGGGCTTCAGCGCTTATCCGTTCGACGACGCCGAAGTGACAACCGCTCGCCACCTGAACGAGTTGGATCAGGCCGATTTCGTAACGATCAACCTCGATTCGGAGACGCAAGGTTTGGGTACCGCTACTTGCGGTCCCGGTACGTTGAACCAGTACGTTCTGAAAAACGCTCCAAAGCGTTTCGTATTCACCATCGTTCCGTTTGACGCCAACGACAATACGGTTTTCGATATGGCCGCTACCGAATTCAGCGCACCTAAAATGGCTTCATTGTCAGCCTTGCCGGGAATCGATACTGAATCTACAGGAAAGGCTACGATCGTAACCTTGAAAGCGCCCGAGGCGGGAATGGCGTTGCGCTATACGCTTGACGGCACTGAGCCAACCTCAAAATCGAAGCTTTACAAAAAGCCGTTTTCTTTGGACAAGACCACAACTTTGAAAGTGAAGGGTTTTGCCAAGAAAGGAAACGAAAGCTTTGTGCTTACCCGCAAGCTCTTCGTACAGCGCGCTAAGTCGGTGACCTTGAAAAACGAGGCGGCCGGCTCATACAAAGCCGATGGCGAAAACACCGTAATCGACGGACTCTTGGGTGATGTAAGCGATTTCAGCAACCGTTGGCTCGGCTTTAACGGGAAAGATTTCGACGCCGTTATCGAGCTGATCAAGCCGATGAACATCAAGGCTATCGAAGCCCGTTTTCTTCAATCTGTCGGCGCTTGGGTTATGCCTCCTGCCGAGGTGGTTTTCGAAGTGTCTACCGACGGAAAGAACTACGAGCGCGTGTACGCCAGCGAAAAGGAGAAGTATCCGAAGGATATGAAAAACATGATCCGCGAATACGGATTCAGAGCCGACAAAGACATTTCGGGCGTAAAGTTCATCCGCGTAAAAGGTGTGGCCATGGACAAGCTTCCGGGCTGGCACAGCGGAGCGGGTAGCGACGCTTGGATGTTCGTGGACGAAGTGACTATCCAATAA
- a CDS encoding FecR family protein, translated as MDTKTEMEEYIAKYLAGEMTEQEIRQLEGALGEEELSQLAESKNVWVRSGIAVKDMKPDTASIAGIMDEVRRSVPEREKPKQKEFRLSTTYSKVAAVLLPLAVLANLLIWRLNTDEPKVSEVKVPYGSVVKYTLPDGSRVSLNAGSVLRTVDFSGDRKVYLSGEGLFEIVKNKDIPFWVISDKASVKVTGTVFNLKAYPEDGVVTTSLKEGRVEMYAGTSPDNPHLELKPGEVAVLDLGKGKLTKKKSDGYEFGWEKGVVRLKSMELAKLAVLLERMYGVDFDVDEERFGKIRITGSVDRTRPLDEVVELLRLALPKGVGVKVDDDKVSLFSE; from the coding sequence ATGGATACGAAGACTGAAATGGAAGAGTATATAGCAAAATATTTGGCTGGAGAGATGACGGAACAGGAGATTCGTCAACTGGAAGGCGCGCTAGGGGAAGAGGAGCTTTCCCAATTGGCCGAATCCAAAAACGTTTGGGTTAGGTCGGGAATTGCCGTAAAGGACATGAAGCCTGATACTGCGTCGATTGCGGGTATTATGGACGAAGTTCGCCGTTCGGTTCCTGAACGTGAAAAACCTAAACAAAAAGAGTTTAGGCTGTCGACTACTTATTCCAAAGTGGCTGCGGTGCTATTGCCTTTGGCTGTTTTGGCGAATCTGTTGATTTGGCGCCTCAACACCGACGAGCCGAAAGTTTCGGAAGTGAAAGTTCCTTACGGAAGCGTGGTGAAATATACTTTGCCGGACGGTAGCCGTGTTAGCCTTAACGCCGGAAGCGTCTTGCGGACAGTGGATTTTTCGGGTGACCGCAAAGTTTATCTTTCGGGCGAAGGTCTTTTTGAGATTGTGAAAAATAAAGACATACCGTTTTGGGTTATATCTGATAAGGCCTCGGTGAAAGTAACCGGAACAGTGTTTAACCTGAAGGCTTATCCAGAGGATGGAGTGGTGACGACCAGCCTTAAAGAGGGGCGGGTGGAAATGTATGCTGGCACTAGCCCCGACAATCCGCATCTGGAGTTGAAACCGGGCGAGGTGGCTGTCTTGGATCTGGGGAAAGGTAAGTTGACCAAAAAGAAGTCTGACGGTTATGAGTTTGGCTGGGAGAAAGGTGTGGTACGGTTAAAGTCGATGGAGCTGGCCAAGCTGGCCGTTTTGCTGGAACGTATGTACGGTGTTGATTTTGATGTGGACGAGGAGCGGTTCGGGAAAATTCGCATAACAGGAAGTGTGGATAGGACTAGGCCTTTGGACGAAGTGGTGGAATTGTTGAGGTTGGCCTTGCCCAAAGGTGTGGGAGTGAAGGTGGATGATGATAAAGTGAGCCTGTTTTCCGAATAG
- a CDS encoding SusD/RagB family nutrient-binding outer membrane lipoprotein: MIRRYLIIALLALSAACTDRDFEDVNRSPNQITDARPLFLLNTTLKSTYQSSYSFDFKVAGSWAHQTVRLDIPPDRYESFGTELTNMWDDVYGRSRNLNDVLERTENAETYEDQAVRALALIGKVVGFSRLTDSYGDIPYFKAGVLEDGELIAYTPYDSQEEIYKDMIAKLKEAITLLEDKNTLDMTGADRLYEGNLGDWQRFANSLLLRLGMRMSYVDESLAASTVSEALARNLIDSDEQSAYWENTVDIGYWNNYFSDLESGTRAHVAALLVDYLKDNNDPRVATFANPVMEGEFAGEFRGLFNGVQSVSNDNAFSYVGSYTYQKWVPSPVLLYSEVCFLKAEAYLKGVGVAKNEDMANDWYRKGVESSLRYWSFEWIDEGAREGMETPYSEADITAFMASPIATLTGAEDEKYQQIMEQKWVSLVNNYSESYAEVRRTGYPVIEKRVSSKDGFDYYLGDTDGVMPRRVQYPVKQGTLNEENYLKAVQATDNNSLLYKVWWDAR; the protein is encoded by the coding sequence ATGATACGCAGATATTTAATTATAGCGCTTTTGGCTTTGTCGGCCGCTTGTACGGACAGAGATTTTGAGGATGTCAACAGAAGCCCTAATCAAATTACTGACGCAAGGCCGTTGTTCCTTCTTAATACCACTTTGAAAAGTACGTACCAAAGCAGTTACAGCTTCGATTTCAAAGTGGCCGGAAGCTGGGCCCATCAGACGGTTCGCTTGGATATTCCGCCGGACAGATACGAGAGCTTCGGTACCGAACTCACGAATATGTGGGACGATGTTTACGGGAGATCCCGTAACCTGAATGATGTACTTGAGAGAACCGAGAACGCTGAAACTTACGAAGATCAAGCGGTAAGGGCATTGGCCTTGATCGGTAAGGTCGTTGGTTTTTCCCGATTGACCGATTCTTATGGTGATATTCCCTACTTCAAAGCGGGCGTCTTGGAAGATGGTGAATTGATTGCTTATACTCCATATGATTCGCAAGAGGAGATTTATAAGGACATGATTGCTAAGCTCAAGGAAGCCATCACCTTGTTGGAAGATAAAAATACGTTGGACATGACCGGTGCCGACAGGTTGTACGAAGGCAATCTTGGGGACTGGCAACGCTTTGCCAATAGCCTTTTGCTTCGTTTGGGTATGCGCATGAGTTATGTTGACGAAAGTTTGGCCGCTTCCACTGTCAGTGAGGCTTTGGCCAGAAATCTTATCGACTCAGACGAACAGTCGGCTTATTGGGAAAATACGGTCGATATAGGTTATTGGAATAATTATTTCAGCGATCTGGAATCGGGCACTCGGGCCCATGTCGCCGCCTTGCTTGTCGATTATTTGAAAGATAATAATGATCCTCGTGTCGCAACATTCGCCAACCCGGTAATGGAAGGTGAGTTCGCTGGAGAATTTAGGGGATTGTTCAACGGAGTGCAGTCCGTAAGTAATGATAACGCTTTTTCTTACGTGGGCTCTTACACTTACCAGAAATGGGTCCCTTCTCCGGTTTTGCTTTATTCGGAGGTTTGTTTCCTGAAGGCGGAAGCGTACCTCAAAGGTGTCGGCGTAGCTAAAAATGAGGATATGGCTAACGATTGGTATCGTAAAGGCGTGGAGTCATCATTGCGTTATTGGAGTTTCGAATGGATCGACGAAGGTGCGAGGGAAGGTATGGAGACGCCTTATAGCGAAGCCGATATTACGGCTTTTATGGCATCGCCAATCGCTACGTTGACGGGCGCCGAAGATGAGAAATACCAACAGATCATGGAGCAGAAGTGGGTTTCTTTGGTGAACAATTACAGCGAATCTTACGCCGAAGTGCGACGTACGGGATACCCGGTAATCGAGAAAAGAGTCTCTTCCAAAGACGGGTTCGATTATTATCTCGGAGATACAGATGGCGTAATGCCTAGGAGAGTGCAGTATCCGGTGAAACAAGGAACACTCAATGAAGAGAACTATTTGAAAGCTGTCCAAGCTACAGATAACAACAGCCTGTTGTACAAAGTCTGGTGGGACGCCAGGTAA
- a CDS encoding RNA polymerase sigma-70 factor: MLTNLVSIEKLRAGDIQLFERIVNEYHSRIVYFSKEYLGDEEEAREVAQDTFVKLWEKRETLADDSRLDAYLFALAKHFSIMRLRKRKSRKTYEDYLRHQLNTSLNMEALTNPAAQLAFNETDQRIQDLIDSMPKQRRAVFLLSRKEGLKYAEISEKMGISVKTVEGHMGKALKLLRESLKDLVT; this comes from the coding sequence ATGCTAACTAACCTGGTTTCGATTGAGAAATTGAGAGCCGGAGATATCCAGCTTTTTGAGCGGATAGTAAACGAGTATCATTCCCGTATAGTGTATTTCTCAAAAGAGTATTTGGGAGACGAGGAAGAGGCGCGGGAGGTGGCGCAAGATACTTTCGTGAAGCTATGGGAAAAGCGGGAAACTTTGGCTGACGATTCGCGGCTAGATGCCTACTTGTTCGCTTTGGCGAAGCATTTTTCCATAATGCGATTGCGGAAGCGCAAGAGCCGGAAAACGTATGAGGATTACCTTAGGCACCAGTTGAACACGAGTTTGAATATGGAGGCCTTGACTAATCCGGCGGCCCAACTTGCTTTTAACGAAACGGACCAACGTATTCAGGATTTGATAGACTCGATGCCGAAACAACGGCGCGCCGTATTCTTGCTTAGCAGGAAAGAAGGGCTCAAATACGCCGAGATTTCGGAAAAAATGGGGATTTCGGTAAAGACGGTGGAAGGGCATATGGGAAAGGCCCTGAAGTTGCTTAGGGAGTCGCTTAAAGACTTGGTGACTTGA